One segment of Rhodohalobacter mucosus DNA contains the following:
- a CDS encoding DEAD/DEAH box helicase yields MSFNQFRLRSDILKGLKDTKIESPNSLQKKIFKAVQTGNDLVINTTIDEQPEVGYLISLLNQIAQTDRRQGTRAIILSGDKERAKQLDEWIWAIGYHASIESACITEDGDPEDQKKALSAGPVVIVATPHRLASLLEESRTIFREVEQMIVDQAENISAWKDVDSISKRIISTCQRIFTASSDSKQLREAEKSLLTDPELVTVAKKEKKEKESTTEKPAITKDLTQYYINVPPRSKISTLMAHLKRHQADTVIIFTASRRTADRLYKIFRKSNKRAVSIHDQIDKNTFDERLGRFTSGNVQHIIVGELSAADIPLEYATQVINYDVPEEVDEYRLRADLVGDGKASRILSLVSKQDRSDIQTICGSLGYAPEEVPLPEEVKENGSKGKQKPKKTTSKKSGGRGKKGGRGKKRPQRGSKKKQGVNLDALPRPTFDQLEGGRSGKKKKEEKEEKGLAGFFKKLFS; encoded by the coding sequence TTGTCGTTTAATCAGTTTCGACTACGCTCAGATATTTTAAAGGGCCTGAAGGACACTAAAATTGAAAGCCCTAATTCTCTACAGAAAAAAATCTTTAAAGCCGTTCAAACCGGGAATGACCTGGTCATTAATACTACAATCGATGAACAGCCGGAGGTAGGTTATCTTATTTCCCTGCTGAATCAGATTGCTCAGACAGACCGGCGACAGGGCACCCGCGCCATTATTCTGTCCGGTGACAAAGAGAGGGCTAAACAACTCGATGAATGGATATGGGCCATTGGTTATCATGCTTCCATAGAGAGTGCATGTATTACAGAAGATGGAGATCCTGAAGATCAGAAAAAAGCATTGTCTGCCGGCCCGGTTGTTATCGTTGCTACCCCGCACCGACTTGCAAGCCTGCTCGAAGAGAGCCGCACCATATTTCGGGAAGTGGAGCAGATGATTGTGGATCAGGCTGAAAACATTTCAGCCTGGAAGGATGTAGACTCTATCTCCAAAAGGATTATAAGTACGTGCCAGCGTATCTTTACAGCCTCCAGCGATAGCAAACAGCTTCGCGAAGCTGAAAAATCCCTGCTCACAGATCCTGAACTGGTAACGGTTGCTAAGAAGGAGAAAAAAGAAAAAGAGAGCACGACTGAAAAACCTGCCATTACCAAAGACCTAACGCAGTACTATATCAATGTTCCGCCGCGCTCTAAAATCTCGACCCTCATGGCGCATCTTAAACGCCATCAGGCCGATACGGTAATCATCTTTACAGCTTCCCGCCGCACAGCAGACAGACTCTACAAGATATTCAGAAAGAGCAACAAGAGAGCCGTTAGTATTCATGACCAGATAGACAAGAATACCTTTGATGAACGATTGGGCCGTTTTACCTCCGGGAATGTTCAGCATATTATAGTAGGTGAGCTTTCTGCCGCCGATATACCGCTTGAATACGCCACGCAAGTTATTAATTATGATGTACCCGAAGAGGTGGACGAGTACCGGCTGCGGGCTGATTTGGTTGGCGATGGAAAAGCCAGCAGAATACTATCCCTTGTTTCCAAACAAGACAGAAGCGATATACAGACGATCTGCGGATCGCTTGGTTACGCGCCGGAAGAAGTGCCCCTTCCCGAAGAGGTGAAGGAGAATGGATCCAAGGGAAAGCAAAAACCTAAAAAGACAACTTCAAAAAAATCCGGCGGACGCGGCAAAAAGGGAGGCCGGGGCAAGAAAAGGCCCCAGCGGGGATCAAAGAAAAAGCAGGGTGTTAACCTTGACGCTCTACCCAGGCCAACATTCGATCAGCTTGAGGGCGGAAGAAGCGGTAAGAAGAAAAAAGAGGAGAAAGAGGAAAAAGGCCTTGCCGGCTTCTTCAAGAAACTCTTTTCATAA
- a CDS encoding sodium/proline symporter gives MNETESLSVSLDLYAAGAFAGYLALIIGIGIYASRFSSRGISEYFIGGRKMNRVVVALSAVVSGRSAWLLLGVTGMAYAQGPSAIWAAVGYIIVELFLFLYYARRLRNFTERYDCITIPDFFAERFGDDNGRLRSTLVLIFLIFMIGYVSAQFVAGGKAFSSGFGFEMHTGILLTAGIVLVYTLVGGFLAVSLSDMIQAVFMIFSLVLLPVIAIIDFGGLPALLQQISAQDVMFVDPFSLSAGAAIGFLGIGLGSPGNPHILARYMSIDDSKQLKAAALIGTGWNVIMAWGAVFIGLAGRAYFPDVSMLPAGDTENLFPVLAQQHLHPVLFGIVLASIFAAIMSTADSQLLVAASSVVRDIYEKILKKGEHVSQNKLVFLSRMVVLFIVIISLLFGFLAEDLVFWLVLFAWAGLGAAIGPTSILALYWRKTTRAGIFAGLFSGTAVTIVWYYIPLLSELMYELIPGFFASLLATWLVSLYTQAPDDTDQTFKAMLD, from the coding sequence ATGAATGAAACCGAGTCACTATCAGTATCCCTTGACCTGTATGCTGCGGGTGCTTTTGCCGGTTATCTGGCACTTATTATAGGAATTGGCATATACGCTTCCAGGTTTTCTTCCCGCGGTATCAGTGAATATTTTATCGGCGGCAGGAAAATGAATCGCGTGGTGGTTGCTCTTTCTGCGGTAGTTTCAGGCAGAAGCGCATGGCTCTTGCTTGGGGTTACGGGTATGGCTTATGCCCAGGGTCCCTCAGCAATTTGGGCAGCCGTAGGCTATATCATTGTTGAACTGTTTCTTTTCCTCTATTACGCCCGCCGGTTACGGAACTTCACTGAACGATACGACTGCATCACCATTCCTGATTTCTTTGCAGAACGATTCGGTGATGATAATGGCCGGCTGAGATCAACCCTTGTTCTCATTTTCCTCATATTTATGATCGGCTATGTATCAGCACAGTTTGTAGCCGGAGGAAAAGCATTTTCATCGGGTTTCGGTTTCGAAATGCATACGGGAATCCTCCTCACAGCGGGTATCGTTCTTGTATATACACTTGTGGGCGGATTTCTTGCTGTCAGCCTGAGTGATATGATACAGGCAGTATTTATGATTTTTTCGCTGGTTCTGCTGCCCGTTATTGCCATCATCGATTTCGGAGGGCTTCCAGCTCTTCTTCAACAAATTTCGGCTCAGGATGTAATGTTTGTGGATCCGTTTTCGCTTTCGGCTGGTGCAGCCATTGGCTTTCTGGGCATTGGCCTGGGTTCACCGGGAAATCCGCATATCCTGGCCAGATACATGTCGATTGACGACTCAAAACAATTAAAAGCTGCTGCATTGATAGGTACCGGCTGGAATGTGATTATGGCCTGGGGGGCGGTTTTCATCGGGTTGGCGGGCAGAGCCTATTTTCCCGATGTTTCCATGCTTCCGGCCGGTGATACGGAGAATCTGTTTCCGGTGCTCGCCCAACAGCATCTTCACCCTGTACTATTCGGTATTGTGCTGGCGTCTATATTTGCAGCTATCATGTCCACGGCCGATTCACAGCTGCTGGTTGCCGCTTCAAGCGTAGTTCGCGACATCTATGAGAAGATTCTGAAAAAGGGTGAACATGTATCACAGAATAAGCTTGTCTTTTTGAGCCGCATGGTTGTTCTGTTCATCGTCATTATCTCACTGTTATTCGGCTTTCTGGCTGAGGATCTGGTTTTTTGGCTGGTGCTTTTTGCATGGGCAGGATTGGGAGCGGCCATTGGCCCCACATCCATTCTTGCCCTTTACTGGAGAAAGACTACCCGTGCCGGGATTTTTGCAGGCCTTTTTTCCGGAACGGCTGTCACCATAGTATGGTACTATATTCCATTATTGTCAGAGCTCATGTATGAACTTATTCCGGGATTTTTTGCATCCCTTTTGGCTACCTGGCTTGTAAGCCTATATACACAGGCTCCGGACGATACAGATCAAACGTTTAAAGCGATGCTGGATTAA